In one window of Nakamurella sp. PAMC28650 DNA:
- a CDS encoding recombinase family protein yields MARPRKTSNSRPRPLALGYVRVSTTDQVDNGASLDAQRAALTAEAARRGWDLEIVADEGLSAKTMNRPALQDALDRLDRGDADALLSIRLDRISRSVADFAGLIDRAGRKGWGLVLLSPNIDLADPAGRFTANVLASAAQYERELIGVRTREGMAQRKAEGVKFGRTRNVPDAVLARILAAHADGSGWSTIARALNSEGVPTAQGGRVWYPATVRKVCLSGTNARSHG; encoded by the coding sequence ATGGCCCGCCCCCGCAAGACCTCCAATTCCCGGCCCCGGCCGCTCGCCCTCGGTTATGTTCGGGTGTCTACCACCGACCAGGTGGACAACGGCGCCAGCCTCGACGCACAACGCGCGGCGCTGACCGCCGAAGCCGCCCGCCGGGGCTGGGACTTGGAGATCGTCGCCGACGAAGGACTCAGCGCCAAGACGATGAACCGCCCGGCCCTGCAAGACGCACTGGACCGTCTCGACAGAGGTGACGCCGATGCGCTGCTCTCGATCCGCCTGGACCGGATCTCCCGCTCCGTGGCCGACTTCGCCGGGCTGATCGACCGAGCAGGCCGCAAAGGCTGGGGCCTGGTCCTCCTGTCGCCGAACATTGACCTGGCCGACCCCGCCGGACGATTCACCGCCAACGTGCTCGCCTCCGCTGCACAGTACGAGCGCGAACTGATCGGCGTGCGTACCCGCGAGGGCATGGCGCAGCGGAAGGCCGAAGGCGTGAAGTTTGGGCGCACCCGCAACGTCCCCGACGCCGTGCTCGCCCGGATTCTCGCCGCTCACGCCGACGGTTCTGGCTGGTCGACTATCGCCCGCGCCCTGAACAGTGAAGGCGTGCCCACTGCGCAGGGCGGCCGCGTTTGGTACCCGGCGACCGTGCGGAAGGTCTGCTTATCCGGGACGAACGCCCGATCGCACGGGTAG
- a CDS encoding IS701 family transposase, which produces MGDDLCVAQVQEWADGLAELHALIGRRFARSEPREHALAYVQGLLSGEERKNSWTLSERAGDATPDGMQRLLSTTDWDPDLVRADLQTYVVSQLGDPGGVLIIDETGFLKKGTRSAGVSRQYSGTAGRIENCQIGVFLTYATPAGRTFLDRELYLPKAWTDDPGRCAAAGIGPDVEFATKPEQAMVMLQRAVDNGVPARWVTADEVYGQHSKLRVKIEQLGLSYVLAVPVNQHVIAAGPREGREYRADELIAALPAQAWRRRSAGKGAKGDRLYDWARTPIHGINFPDSSYWLLARRSITDPTDLAYYLCHAPARTGLTELVTVAGTRWAIEETFQTSKGQTGLDHYQVRQYTGWYRHITLSMLAHAFLTVTRSKKGAHNQETTLSSP; this is translated from the coding sequence ATGGGTGATGATCTGTGTGTGGCGCAGGTGCAGGAGTGGGCGGACGGGTTGGCGGAGTTGCACGCCTTGATCGGACGGCGTTTTGCCAGGTCAGAGCCCCGCGAGCATGCGTTGGCGTATGTGCAGGGGTTGCTCTCGGGCGAGGAGCGGAAGAACTCCTGGACGTTGTCGGAGCGGGCCGGGGATGCCACCCCCGACGGGATGCAACGGCTGCTCTCGACCACCGACTGGGACCCTGATCTGGTCCGTGCCGATCTGCAGACCTACGTGGTGTCGCAGCTGGGTGACCCGGGCGGTGTGCTGATCATCGACGAGACCGGATTTTTGAAAAAGGGCACCCGCTCCGCCGGGGTCTCCCGGCAGTATTCCGGCACCGCCGGGCGGATCGAGAACTGTCAGATCGGGGTGTTCCTGACCTACGCGACCCCGGCCGGTCGGACGTTCCTGGATCGAGAGTTGTACCTGCCCAAAGCATGGACCGATGACCCGGGCCGTTGCGCCGCCGCCGGGATCGGCCCGGACGTCGAGTTTGCGACCAAACCTGAACAGGCCATGGTGATGCTGCAGCGCGCCGTCGATAATGGTGTGCCGGCCCGCTGGGTCACCGCCGATGAGGTCTACGGGCAGCACTCCAAACTCCGCGTGAAGATCGAACAGCTCGGCCTGTCCTACGTTCTGGCCGTTCCGGTCAACCAGCACGTCATCGCCGCCGGCCCGCGGGAGGGCCGCGAATACCGGGCCGATGAATTGATCGCAGCTTTGCCGGCGCAGGCCTGGCGTCGACGGTCGGCGGGCAAAGGAGCCAAAGGTGACCGACTGTATGACTGGGCCAGAACACCGATCCACGGCATCAACTTCCCCGACTCCAGCTATTGGCTGCTGGCCCGCCGCAGCATCACCGACCCCACCGACCTGGCCTACTACCTGTGCCACGCCCCCGCCCGCACCGGCCTGACCGAACTGGTCACCGTCGCCGGAACCCGTTGGGCCATCGAAGAAACCTTCCAAACCTCCAAAGGCCAAACCGGCCTGGACCACTACCAGGTCCGGCAGTACACCGGCTGGTACCGACACATCACCCTGTCCATGCTGGCCCACGCATTCCTGACCGTCACCCGGTCAAAAAAGGGGGCCCACAATCAGGAAACAACACTGTCATCGCCCTGA